The Cryptomeria japonica chromosome 2, Sugi_1.0, whole genome shotgun sequence region GTCTAGTCTGCCGAAGTTTTGTTCAGGATTTGATTCATTGTTTTTTGTTTGTAGCTACTAACCACCGTGGTTTAGGGATGTTCTGTTATGCATTGGGTTTATAAAAGGTTTTCTTTATCCTTATTTGGAAACTTGTGGAAATGTGTTTTGGTTTGTTATGCATAGGAATCCGGATGCAGGTGGATTACTGGTATAATTAGTTAGATGGATATACCATTTTGGGTTGAGGATTTCAATGATTTGGGTACGATGGATTATCCCCTGATTTACTTTTACAGTGAATCTGATTTGGGCGGTTTTGATGTTTCGGGTCTGTTTGATCGATTTACTTGTAAATGTATTGGGTATATGTGGTGACATCTTTATCTAGTTAAGTCAGTTAAGACTAACATGCTGAGAGATGGTTCAAGGCGGAGTTATAGATGTGAATGGGATGTACTTCATGATCACTAGCAAATTTTTGCTACTGCCATTTTGATCAATATGCTGAGGAATCCCCTCTTTGCACTAACTTAAACTGTATCTGGCCTTGAGTCTTATCTGCTTCTTATCTGAAATCTTTCTGTTAATCCTTTTGGGTTGAGCAAAGGACTGATGAAGTGAGATTGTAATGCAGGCATGAGACGGGGGACCGGGTAAGAGTTCAGATAACCGATGCAGAGAAGAAGAGATGGGAAGTTCCTTATGACCTCCTTCCTAGATCACAAGCACCTGCTCTAGGAGCAAGCCAGATTTCCAAAACAACTAACCCAGTGTATGAATTCTCTGAGTTCTCAGGCAATGAGTTGATCTTCTCCTGCACAATTAACCCATTTGGATTTGCTATCAAGCGCAAATCCAATGGAGAAGTCCTGTTCAACTCCTCGTATGGCAGCTTGGTTTTCAAGGATCAGTACTTGGAAATCAGCACTATACTTCCCACATCAGCTTCATTGTATGGGCTGGGAGAGAGCACACAGCCCAATGGGGTTAAGATTGTTCCAAATGAAGCTTATACTCTTTACACAACTGACATTGCTGCCTATAATTTAAATACAGATTTGTATGGCTCCCATCCTTTTTACTTGGATTTAAGAAAGGGAGGTTTGGCTCATGGAGTTCTATTGTTGAACAGCAATGGGATGGATGTTTTTTATACTGGTAGTAAGCTGACATATAAGATTATTGGGGGTTTGCTGGACTTCTACTTTTTTGCAGGTTCGGCTCCATTAGAGGTGGTTCAGCAGTTCACTGAGCTCATAGGACGTCCAGTTGCAATGCCTTATTGGGCTTATGGTATGTCcgtacatgccctgctctcattgTATTGTATTGGGTTCCAAATATTTAACATATTCTGCAAATCATCTACAATAGTAAAAGTATTAGGTGACtgaattgtttgtttgtttgtttaccaTTGGAATGTAGTAATTCTGATTTTGGGTTAAATATATTTTGGATTCTGTGTTTTAGGAGATCTGGTAGGTATGTTGGATTTTATCATTTCTTTAATATTTCAAGTGGGATACAGGGATTTGATTTTCCCTTGGCTTCAGGTTTGCAGATTTGTTTAGAATAGATAATGAGATCCCATTTCTAGTATCGAGATGTAGGGAATGTGTTAATGTGAAGTAGGTTTTATATGTGGCatttttatatttttcctttctctATGCTTTTGTGCAGATCTAATTAGAATAATGaacaaaatattttattgattttctttGCCTGACTGAAGCAGTTCAAATACTGATTCATAGGTTTCATTTTGAAATTTCTATTTAATCAGATTCTTAGTCATGTGGCTGTTTATCTGTGATAAACAATGAAAATAGTAGAACTTTCAGTGCAATAGTAAGCTTTCTTTTGGGCTTAGAAGTTGCATTTCAGTAAAACTACCTAAAATGTTGGGGATGTTGGGGATTAGGGAAAGCTGAAGTTGAGAAGGAGGGAGTTATATTGATTGGATGGTTTTACTTTTGGAGGGAGTTATATTGATTGGGTAGTTTTACTTTTGCAAAAAGAATCCGACAGAACCAGCTTTGGGTTGGGAGATCTGGCTTATCCAGTCAAATTGGATCCAAGGATACtgttaccttgttaaaggaatgTGTCAGAGTATGTATTTGGCTTTATGTTGGGGCTCTGTCATTTCAGCGGTCCATCCCCCAGTAGCCCTGCACCACGCAGGCTCTGCCTGATCTTCGTATCCTTTTGCCTCATATGGTCCCTGCATCACGTTACATTTATGAGGTCTTTAGAAAGACCTATATCAGCCATTCCAAGCTATGGTGAGAAAAAATATAGTTGAAGTTTAGAGCTAATTTTGTTTATCCAAAGATCTTAAAtcatcaaattttgatgattttttttttttttttttccattgtcATATGACTTTATATTTATTGTTCTTACTTCTAAAGAGTATCTAGTGCTCATCCCCTAATCTTTAACCAAAATTTGAGAATTCCTTAAACCTAGTGAATTGGAGTGGCTTTAAATTTGACAGTCACCACAtgagcagagctttgttgaataagGGTTAATGTTGGAATGGCTTTAGTTATGTTATTAGTAAATGATTTTAATGGGTGTTTGCAGGTTTTCACCAGTGCAGATGGGGATACAAGAATGTCTCCGATGTAGCAAACGTGGTGAGCaattataaaaaatcaaaaattccTCTGGATGTTATATGGAATGATGACGACCACATGGATGCGGCCAAAGATTTTACTCTCGATCCAGTCAATTATCCTGAAAATAAGCTGCGTCCGTTCCTCGATCAAATTCACGCAGATGGTCTTCATTATGTTGTTCTCATCGACCCCGGTATGCCATCTCTACCCCACATTTTTTCGTACAACGTTTTTTAGTTATGGCAGGCGATTATAactgaataaaatttatttatatctgATGTCAGTTATTTTTAATGTGGATTTAAAGATTTGTATCTTTCAAGAGCAAATTCTTTTAATCGAGAGAGTTTATGAAGTCCAATTTTATAGTTGCGCGAAATAatgcatataattttttttaggaaGACATTTTCGCCGAGATTTGATTGCAGAAAAATAAAAAGTGTTGACAGAGGCAGATTTCATTAGGAAACTGACGTTTGTGGTCATTATATTTATTTAACGTACAAGAGAGGCAATGATATTTAATTCTATGGTAGAGGGTGTTTTAATGTGAGTTTAGGGAATGGGATTTCGGTGAAGGTGAGGTAGAGATGATTATCCGTATCAAGGTATCATTAtcttttatatattataaatatattataatagatgTTTGGTACATTTATCAATGTATCATTATcctttatatattataaatatattataataaatatttgGTACATTTTAGGTATTCAATAGCCATTTCAGTGGGATTTGAATCTTGATAGGAAAAACCACAACATAACTATCACATCATGCCACTATTGACAATCAATATTATTAGGacatttgattattattattatttttaaatttataaataataattagattataaaaaagataataatttaataaattttttttattattatatattaattagatTATAGAAAAAAGGGATTCTTGGCTTTGATTCATAGTGTCAATTTAGGTAACTAGGTTTGTAATGCAAGGTGAGAGGATCTAGTAGCCATACACATTAGTTTTGTGCACCTCAAGTTCTTAAATAGTATATTGAATTCCAACCAAAGTGTCTTCACATGTCATCAAGAGCTTAAAGCTATTGTTTAGTGTTTTACTTAGTAATGTCTTTATTGAGTTGTCAAAAAAAGCTCAAAAAAAGGCTAGATTGTACATGCAAATTAAAGCATGTATTATTGTTTGCCTTATATGTCACCACAtactatcattatttttttgatgtGACTCGAACATACTTCAATTATCATGTAACTTTGAATTCAATTGTGTAAGATAGCTTTTGCATCTGAAATTGTTGCatgaaaattgttaaaatttgatcTTCAATAAAATAATGATCTTGTATTAAATTTTTACTACTGATCCACACGAATGAGCAATGACCTTAAATGTATGACACCACTATAATGACTATTGATTTAAACTCATCTACTAGAAACAAGCAATTCTATCATCATTCCataggacgcgtctattctggctccaaaacgacagtatggattgactaacacgcgtgttagtcgcatgttttacacctgtcgattttgcaattaatggctgcgactgactaacctgtcgctaacatgttgtacgaaaggtccgttttgAAACCAAAATAGACTCAACCCATTCGACAATCATTAAatgtaaaattttaaatatttataaaattataaaataatggcCCCATACTTTTAATGTCAAAATCTAGATTCATTTTCATAGGTCTTGTGGGAAACTCATCTACACCAACGCCTTCCCTTAGGCAAAAAGTACTTTTCTCAGGCAGCCCATATGCCCTAAAAAATTGATTGTCCGACTAAAAATTAACTACTACCATACGGTACTGCAAAAAATGTGTGCACAGTTTTCCCGCGTTAAAATAGTGGCTCGATTTGTAGTGTGCCTATCATTGCACGCTCCTCGTTGAcgatttttttgaaaaatgttcCTTCGATACCCTGTTTCTTCCTCTTAAGTCTGACCGGAGGATACAAAGCAtgacaaataaaaaaatatcatcgtTAGCCTTGAAAAATCTTGTGACAATGTGGGCCCCTCTGTCGTCTAGTGCGGTAGCTTTATTTGCGACGAATATGGGGCAACCATTTGGTCATGCTTTTTGTGTTTGGCCCCACTCCCCACCCAAGCATGTGACAATATTTGGGTCGTTATcagtttgattgttttgattcatATAAATGTAAAAGACGAACGATAGCAAAATTGTCATTTGGAGAAAGGTGACAAGCGCAAATTAAGCGGAAGTAATGGAGTTCACATGCATCATATTATTATTGCCGGCTACGACCAATTTCAATGTCGACGCGTCTTAGTCCTGGTCGTCTATGCAAACAAAAATCGTCTCACACGTACATTTCTTGCACGTTGCTTTCAAATTAAAGGAATTAGGATTCTTTTAtcttttcatttaatttaaaaaaaattatataagtgAGAGGATCTAGTAGTTGTACATCTTAATTTtatgcttctcaaaatcttatatggaaatttcaaatcactctcaattttttTACATCAGCGTACTTGGCAAgacccttgcttataactaaggtttcagggccacatcatcaagtatggtgccacatcagcatgttttttgccaaggtgtccaaaacaacccctcAAAAAAGAGAGACCAATAGATGTGCAAAAGAGGCCCCTATACTTGTGCAATTGATGCGGCATCacgtgattggttgctttttacaaccaATGGTACATTTCATATCAATAACAATTTTAAAGTTACAACTATTGATACAatgtattataattattaatatataaacacacaaaaagtaatattttatgtttcaaacaatagtttttatttgtactattATTGGAGCAAAaaatatcaacaaccctcacagcAATCCATACATTCTCAAGTGTTGGTGCTCTTCCACTAATGTAAAGTTGCAATTGATTATTGACTATTGAAAGTAGGTAATATTTAAGTAGTGTTTTTAGTAGAAGccattttaaaataaattagtttAATAGGTTAATATAGGGGAAGTGTACTTTTAGtggttatagctaactttgtgcatcTATAGATCTTAAACAACACATCAGATTTTCACGATTTTTTCATTGTTGTCTCCAtatgcaacttaactgcttatagctaagGTTCTGGCTTTTGGGTAATAAGACACATGTTGTGGGGATCACTTATGTGcataagggtcaaaaagtacacatttcaaagtatcGCTTAATGCTTTATTTAAAGATGTTCCACTGACTGTCCACTCAAAATTGCCAGTATTTGTGGACAAATGTCCCAGTAGTTGTGCATAAATATCTTGACAATGGTGCACAAATGAACCAATTATGAATCAAAAAAGTGATCAGCTATTGATACATGTGCAACTTATTAATGAtcatttttgatgtgattttgacaTTTGTTAAGTTTCAACTATGCTAAAGCGTGGTCCTAAGAAAATACCATATGATCAAAAAAGCTATTTTGACATTTGTTAATCTTGGGATGCTATTTTTTATTGTTATCTGTACATGTGTATAGTTGCATATTAGAAAGTGTGGTCCTAAGAAAATACCATTGGAAGCCTATTATGTACAGTGAGAGTTCTAACAAACAATAAAACACAAAAGAGTATATTCCAAACACGATTTGCGAAGGTCTTAGCATTTCAAACATTAAAATCACAAAAATGTCTGATTGGTGTGAGGCCATAAGAGTAGGACAATTTATTTGATTATATAATTcagattttatatatttaaatatgtgtgattcaaaataaaaaatatatatatatttttttaacatatGTCGTATTTATGATTTATCATAAGAAAATAGAAAgtcagagaagaaaagaaaagctgATTTAAAATTGCTTTGACAAATGCATTTTCCCATTATATGAATTAATTCGATTTGATAAAAACTAATATGAACAAATCTGGTTTGTGGTCGTTTCTGGTGCAGGGATCAATGTAAATGAAACCTACGGTGTCTTTCAGCGAGGAATGGCAGCAGACGTGTTCATAAAGCATGATGGACAACCTTTCATGGGTCAAGTATGGCCGGGTGCCGTCTATTTTCCAGACTTCCTAAATCCCAGAGCAGTTTCTTTCTGGGCAGACGAAATCTCGCGTTTCCACAAAATGGTTCCTGTAGATGGCCTCTGGATCGACATGAACGAGGTCTCCAACTTCTGTTCCGGAAAATGCACCATCCCAAAGAACAAACCTTGTCCGGGCCCTCAAGGATGGTTATGTTGCCTGGACTGTATCAACATCACTAACACACGCTGGGACGATCCCCCTTACAAGATCAATTGCTCAGGGAAGAGTGCCCCATTGGGCTATAACACCATTGCAACCAGCTCTGTTCACTACAATGGCGTCCTAGAGTATAATGCCCACAGCCTCTATGGTTTCTCACAGGCCATTGCCACACATGGTGCTCTCAAGAACTTGCTCAACAAGCGCCCATTTGTGCTTACTCGATCCACCTTTGTGGGCTCAGGGTCATATGGGGCTCATTGGACAGGAGACAACAAGGCTACTTGGGAGGATCTAAGTCGCTCAATCTCCACAATCCTAAACTTTGGGATGTTTGGGATGCCAATGGTGGGTTCAGACATTTGTGGGTTTTATCCAGATGAAACTGGAGGCACTGGTGAGGAGCTCTGTGGGCGTTGGATTCAATTGGGGGCTTTTTATCCTTTTAGTAGAGATCATTCTAATCAGGCCAGCAAGCGGCAAGAGCTTTACTTGTGGGACTCTGTAGCCAAATCAGCCCGCAAAGCTCTGGGCCTGCGCTACCGCCTTTTGCCCTATTTTTATACTCTGGGCTATGATGCCCATGTGACCGGGGCTCCCATTGCCAGACCCCTGTTTTTCTCTTTCCCAGAGGATGAAACTACATATGGTATAGGCACTCAGATGATGGTGGGGCCTGGAGTTCTTGTGTCCCCTGTGTTGCACAATTTGACTACCAAGGTGAATGCCTATTTCCCCAAGGGAAGTTGGTATAGCTTGAATGATATGTCCCTGGCCTTGATGTCCAAGGGAGAGTATATCACACTGGATGCTCCTATTGATACTATTAATGTTCATGTCTATGAGGGTTTGGTTTTGCCCATGCAACAAGGTGGGTATACTACTAAGGAGGCTATGAAGACTCCTTTTActttggtggttgcatttccattGGGATTTGAGTCTAATGGCGGAAATGCGCAAGGGGAGTTGTATCTTGATGGAGGTGAGGATTTGGATATGAAGTTGGAAAATGGAAAGTCGACTTATGTGAAGTTGTATGGTGAGTCTGATGGGAAGAAAGTTAGAATTTGGACAAAGGTGCAGATGGGGCAATTTGCTTTGGAGGAAGGGTGGACTGTGGAGAAGATTATGGTGTTGGGACATTCTTCTTCAACTCATTCTTCTCCATCAGTTATTGAGCTCAATGGAAAGCTTTATTCTTCATCAACATTTGGATTTACTTATTCCACATCAAGTAAAAAAGGCAGCAACCATATCGAAAACAATGCTCTAGAATTGAGTGGATT contains the following coding sequences:
- the LOC131056577 gene encoding alpha-xylosidase 1, with the protein product MATFTTMVHLVAFLVFFHSLWAVGYCQEVGHGYRLSSIGNGPDGSMIGSLELIRNTDTYGPDIPTLRLYVKHETGDRVRVQITDAEKKRWEVPYDLLPRSQAPALGASQISKTTNPVYEFSEFSGNELIFSCTINPFGFAIKRKSNGEVLFNSSYGSLVFKDQYLEISTILPTSASLYGLGESTQPNGVKIVPNEAYTLYTTDIAAYNLNTDLYGSHPFYLDLRKGGLAHGVLLLNSNGMDVFYTGSKLTYKIIGGLLDFYFFAGSAPLEVVQQFTELIGRPVAMPYWAYGFHQCRWGYKNVSDVANVVSNYKKSKIPLDVIWNDDDHMDAAKDFTLDPVNYPENKLRPFLDQIHADGLHYVVLIDPGINVNETYGVFQRGMAADVFIKHDGQPFMGQVWPGAVYFPDFLNPRAVSFWADEISRFHKMVPVDGLWIDMNEVSNFCSGKCTIPKNKPCPGPQGWLCCLDCINITNTRWDDPPYKINCSGKSAPLGYNTIATSSVHYNGVLEYNAHSLYGFSQAIATHGALKNLLNKRPFVLTRSTFVGSGSYGAHWTGDNKATWEDLSRSISTILNFGMFGMPMVGSDICGFYPDETGGTGEELCGRWIQLGAFYPFSRDHSNQASKRQELYLWDSVAKSARKALGLRYRLLPYFYTLGYDAHVTGAPIARPLFFSFPEDETTYGIGTQMMVGPGVLVSPVLHNLTTKVNAYFPKGSWYSLNDMSLALMSKGEYITLDAPIDTINVHVYEGLVLPMQQGGYTTKEAMKTPFTLVVAFPLGFESNGGNAQGELYLDGGEDLDMKLENGKSTYVKLYGESDGKKVRIWTKVQMGQFALEEGWTVEKIMVLGHSSSTHSSPSVIELNGKLYSSSTFGFTYSTSSKKGSNHIENNALELSGLALPIGKEFDLSWTVTSSNK